From a region of the Impatiens glandulifera chromosome 4, dImpGla2.1, whole genome shotgun sequence genome:
- the LOC124937060 gene encoding protein ESSENTIAL FOR POTEXVIRUS ACCUMULATION 1-like: protein MAEGKLQIPDDLISKPSDQPWTDKVTSDQAISENVIPLSPQWLYAKPSEIKMDVKAPSSLCLGNSAEPNQKEAWRTDAAPEEKKNWRRIATETDTSRRWREEERETGLLGRRDRRKTERRVDSPAGRETAENKSLPSSERWNDVASRGSGQEPRRDGKWSSRWALDEKSKEPVNEKKADVEKEDAYADNQPITGSNRGVIENESDSRDKWRPRHRIEANTTGSGTYRAAPGFGGERGKMDEAKMGFGLGRGRSTGTAPSSQALGAAPFDRNKGIPGTLGFATNMFIYPRGKLLDIYRMQNVERSFATEPEEMEDAPPITQNTVLQPLAFLAPLEEEEAILDDILKGKITSSEAIYNSFTPSRSTDNITEMGEIESNDGKHNFLSSTMTEDSDKLLDITKGIAHLPHNHSTSNDLNPGVILIDDLESEYKIPEVNTRIYPDQLMPLSSNADKAYRRLENGGIDVKASLPEILDSSSSGHPFHNDFVSAASADGNVNLPDDSNGLFISSLASQSWGNNNLHQKETNVSQYHLASGLQPEELSLYYLDPQGEIQGPFLGADIISWYEQGFFATDLLVRLEDAPGDSPFQELGDIMPHLRFTDGQHSSINDLPSKTEQHGALEMKVGTSLSDSVPISEMVDQHWPLSGLPVQHPGSRIPENEGRFHHLLHSEDQNFQDNISHDEETMFLGRAGTGSRPPVSGGNVLPNMMANHPFPSEFRESGMANRNDSTLHPFGFLLSELEGNNYARRDQPSNMMDHVGVNNYNTAGRVSQFGTHDPALSPAQAQVRQIDAWPDARRNADTVESRRTSNMNQDSRIFDTMLSQQMQQHQNHQHNNLLPSQVLHGNESVLEQFPVRNSLHQQLSASDLEHLIALQQLQQQQQQQRQNHLQQRQQLQQQQQQLQLQQMYLQKQSEARQAILEQLIQGRNEDALRNNNPLDQMLMNQQVLHGLQQNSLYPPPTHRQQLQQQLQQQHVDPSSLEQIFQAAKFNQVPRRGDLMELISRGKQQQQQGHHPLGLRQQHMQLEDRQMSNPNLAGDELNQYLWSVAQQQQQRQLPEDQMSSQLERNLSMRDRIQRGPYEQQPSGLLHRSMEQPPLPQQQPYMQMHSSARQQDDWTDSHVRMLHHNNSELLQKRESERNVASEDLSSWMSAGATDDSSKNLLMELLQQKQVRQSTTPDQQQQVDHRRVGGLGHLINQPSNMLPDRVEGGGNGLFQVVGGSEQKKDNGVVVVSDAVVADKKQPVKYESDSIHFELQDSIAADQAGLPAVINRGEMSRHNSSSAFSAGGVKTTTTTEGVENQDSVEVAVRPSSGSKNNNNNETRLFRRTSSYSTDAETSEPSFSDMLKSNNSKKQIQTQVAAADEDVGGQMGKSGKKKGKKGRQLDPALLGFKVTSNRIMMGEIQRIDD from the exons ATGGCTGAGGGCAAGCTTCAAATTCCCGACGATCTCATCTCCAAACCTAGTGATCAACCTTGGACTGACAAAG TTACTTCAGATCAAGCAATATCGGAGAACGTCATCCCTCTGTCTCCTCAGTGGCTTTATGCTAAACCAAGTGAGATAAAGATG GATGTAAAAGCACCAAGTTCTCTGTGTCTGGGAAACTCTGCTGAACCCAATCAGAAGGAGGCTTGGCGTACAGATGCTGCTCCTGAGGAGAAAAAGAATTGGAGAAGAATTGCAACTGAGACAGACACTAGCCGCCGCTGGCGCGAAGAAGAGAGGGAAACCGGATTGCTTGGTAGAAGAGACCGTAGGAAGACTGAGCGTCGAGTTGACAGCCCTGCTGGAAGGGAAACTGCTGAAAACAAATCTTTGCCTTCTTCTGAAAGATGGAACGATGTTGCTAGCCGTGGTTCTGGGCAGGAACCCAGGCGTGATGGCAAGTGGTCATCAAGGTGGGCACTTGATGAGAAAAGTAAGGAACCTGTGAATGAGAAGAAGGCAGATGTAGAGAAGGAAGATGCTTATGCTGATAATCAGCCTATAACAGGCAGTAACCGCGGAGTTATAGAAAATGAATCAGATTCTCGTGACAAGTGGAGGCCTCGCCATAGAATTGAGGCGAACACTACTGGCTCCGGCACCTATCGCGCTGCACCTGGATTTGGTGGAGAGAGAGGAAAGATGGATGAAGCTAAAATGGGGTTTGGATTAGGAAGAGGAAGATCTACTGGGACAGCTCCGAGCTCTCAGGCATTGGGTGCTGCTCCTTTTGATAGAAACAAAGGAATTCCTGGAACCCTAGGTTTTGCAACTAATATGTTTATCTATCCAAGGGGAAAGCTGCTTGATATTTATCGCATGCAAAATGTGGAACGATCTTTTGCTACTGAACCTGAAGAGATGGAGGATGCACCTCCCATAACACAAAATACTGTCCTCCAGCCATTGGCTTTTCTGGCTCCACTTGAAGAGGAGGAG GCTATCCTTGATGATATATTGAAAGGAAAAATCACTAGCAGTGAGGCTATATACAATTCATTTACACCGAGCAGATCAACAGATAACATTACAG AGATGGGTGAAATAGAATCTAATGACGggaaacataattttctttcttctacCATGACTGAAGACAGTGACAAACTCCTTGACATTACAAAGGGTATTGCTCATCTTCCTCACAATCATAGCACCTCAAACGATTTGAATCCTGGAGTGATTTTGATTGATG ACCTTGAATCAGAATATAAAATTCCTGAGGTTAACACCAGGATTTATCCCGACCAATTGATGCCGTTGTCTTCTAATGCTGACAAAGCCTACAGAAGGCTTGAGAATGGTGGTATTGATGTCAAGGCTTCTCTGCCGGAAATCTTGGATTCATCTTCTAGTGGGCATCCTTTCCACAATGACTTTGTATCTGCAGCTTCAGCTGATGGAAATGTGAATCTTCCAGATGATTCAAATGGTTTGTTTATTTCATCATTAGCATCTCAAAGTTGGGGAAACAACAACCTGCATCAGAAAGAAACCAATGTCAGTCAGTATCATTTGGCCAGCGGTTTGCAACCAGAAGAACTGAGTTTATACTATCTTGATCCTCAAGGAGAAATTCAGGGTCCATTTCTAGGGGCTGACATTATCTCATGGTATGAGCAAGGTTTTTTTGCCACAGACTTACTAGTTCGTCTGGAAGATGCTCCTGGAGACTCACCTTTCCAGGAATTGGGTGATATCATGCCACATCTTAGATTCACTGATGGACAACACTCTAGCATCAATGATTTACCATCTAAAACTGAACAGCACGGAGCTCTGGAAATGAAAGTAGGAACATCCTTATCTGACTCTGTTCCTATATCTGAAATGGTTGATCAGCACTGGCCATTGTCTGGTCTTCCAGTTCAACATCCTGGATCAAGAATACCCGAGAATGAGGGTAGGTTTCATCATCTCCTACATTCCGAAGATCAGAATTTTCAGGACAATATTTCTCACGATGAAG AAACTATGTTCCTAGGAAGAGCTGGGACTGGAAGTAGACCTCCTGTTAGTGGTGGAAATGTCTTGCCTAATATGATGGCCAATCATCCTTTTCCGTCTGAGTTTAGAGAATCAGGCATGGCTAACAGAAACGATAGTACACTTCACCCATTTGGGTTTTTGTTGTCTGAGCTAGAAGGCAATAATTATGCAAGACGCGATCAGCCGTCAAATATGATGGATCATGTTGGTGTTAATAACTATAATACAGCTGGAAGGGTCAGTCAATTTGGAACCCACGATCCAGCTCTATCTCCAGCTCAAGCCCAAGTTCGTCAGATTGACGCATGGCCTGATGCCAGAAGAAATGCAGACACGGTTGAGTCTCGCAGGACATCAAATATGAATCAAGATTCTAGGATCTTCGATACTATGTTATCCCAACAGATGCAACAACACCAGAACCATCAGCACAACAATCTACTGCCGTCTCAGGTCCTCCATGGGAATGAATCGGTTCTTGAACAATTTCCAGTTCGGAATTCTCTACACCAACAGCTGTCTGCGTCGGATCTTGAACACCTCATTGCATTACAACAACTGCAAcagcagcaacaacaacaacgtCAGAACCATCTTCAACAGCGGCAACAGCTGCAACAACAGCAACAACAGCTCCAATTGCAGCAAATGTATCTACAGAAGCAGTCGGAAGCTCGACAAGCTATTCTTGAACAGCTGATACAGGGTCGAAATGAAGATGCTCTTCGGAACAACAATCCTCTAGATCAGATGTTAATGAACCAGCAGGTCTTGCACGGGCTTCAACAGAATTCGTTGTATCCTCCTCCTACTCATAGGCAGCAGCTCCAGCAGCAGCTGCAGCAGCAGCATGTTGATCCGTCGTCCCTTGAACAGATTTTTCAAGCAGCGAAATTTAATCAAGTGCCTCGTCGAGGCGATCTAATGGAGCTCATTTCACGCGGAAAGCAGCAGCAACAGCAGGGGCATCATCCTCTTGGACTTAGACAGCAGCATATGCAATTGGAAGACAGACAAATGAGTAACCCTAATTTGGCTGGAGATGAATTGAATCAATATCTTTGGAGTGTTGCTCAACAGCAGCAACAAAGACAGTTACCCGAGGATCAGATGAGTAGTCAGCTTGAACGTAATCTTTCGATGCGAGACCGTATTCAGCGAGGTCCATACGAGCAGCAGCCCTCTGGTTTACTTCATCGTTCTATGGAACAACCACCACTACCACAACAGCAACCGTATATGCAAATGCATTCTTCTGCTCGTCAACAAGACGATTGGACAGATTCCCACGTTCGTATGTTGCACCATAATAACTCGGAGCTGCTGCAGAAAAGGGAGTCAGAAAGGAATGTGGCTTCTGAAGACCTGAGTTCGTGGATGTCTGCCGGAGCAACTGACGATAGCTCGAAGAATTTGCTTATGGAACTGCTTCAACAGAAACAGGTCCGTCAATCTACTACCCCTGATCAACAACAACAAGTAGACCACCGAAGGGTGGGGGGTTTAGGTCATTTAATAAATCAACCCAGCAATATGTTGCCAGATCGAGTTGAAGGAGGCGGAAATGGTTTGTTCCAGGTAGTAGGAGGATCAGAACAGAAGAAGGACAATGGAGTTGTTGTTGTTTCAGATGCGGTGGTGGCGGATAAGAAGCAACCGGTCAAATACGAGAGTGACAGTATTCATTTCGAGCTTCAAGACAGCATTGCTGCCGACCAAGCGGGGCTGCCAGCCGTAATTAACCGCGGTGAAATGTCGAGGCATAATTCTTCATCAGCATTTTCTGCCG GTGGTGTTAAAACTACTACTACTACAGAGGGTGTGGAAAATCAAGATTCGGTTGAAGTGGCGGTTAGGCCTTCTTCGGGGAgtaagaacaacaacaacaatgagACTAGGTTGTTTAGAAGGACGTCGTCTTATAGTACAGACGCGGAGACTTCAGAACCGTCGTTCAGCGACATGCTGAAAAGTAACAACAGTAAGAAACAAATACAAACACAGGTTGCGGCGGCGGACGAGGATGTTGGAGGACAAATGGGGAAAAGCGggaagaagaaaggaaagaaaggTAGGCAACTTGATCCGGCCCTTCTTGGATTTAAGGTTACAAGCAACCGTATCATGATGGGTGAGATACAAAGGATagatgattaa
- the LOC124933484 gene encoding uncharacterized protein LOC124933484, which produces MLSGSCASKVFISYMKLIWKLLFCHNLLRFQWRIAEDYTPYSCQKIIHQFLVLGILPFPSIQDMFLGMDEEASFGSTLNLVIFTNNGPIRDSCQCELHLIRVISICNDSTSL; this is translated from the exons ATGCTGTCTGGTTCTTGTGCTTCTAAAGTTTTCATTTCTTACATGAAGCTTATTTGGAAACTgctattttgtcacaatctctTACGATTTCAATGGAGAATTGCGGaa GATTATACACCTTATTCTTGTCAAAAGATAATTCATCAATTCCTGGTGTTGGGGATACTTCCCTTTCCGTCAATTCAG GACATGTTCCTGGGAATGGATGAAGAAGCTTCATTTGGAAGCACACTCAATCTCGTAATCTTCACAAACAATGGACCAATACGAGATTCGTGTCAATGTGAATTACATTTGATCAGGGTTATTTCAATTTGCAATGATTCAACATCATTGTAG
- the LOC124935806 gene encoding agamous-like MADS-box protein MADS4, translating into MGRGRVELKRIENKINRQVTFAKRRNGLLKKAYELSILCDAEVALIIFSNRGKLYEFCSSPSMLKTLERYQKCNYGAPEPNVSTRGSLELSSQQEYLKLKQRYEALQRTQRNLLGEDLGPLDGKELDAIERQLDASLKHIRSTRTQYMVDQLADLQRKEHILNEANRALKQRLLESSFNWMQNGPDVDYSGQAIQPNGDAFFHPLDCEPTLQMAMGYHTHDHDPTIVEVAGPSMNNYFPGWLP; encoded by the exons atgggAAGGGGTAGGGTTGAGCTAAAGAGGATAGAGAACAAGATCAACAGACAAGTAACCTTTGCCAAACGAAGAAACGGTCTCTTGAAGAAAGCTTATGAACTTTCTATACTCTGTGATGCCGAGGTAGCTCTCATCATCTTCTCCAACCGAGGAAAACTCTATGAGTTTTGCAGCAGTCCCAG CATGCTGAAAACACTCGAAAGATATCAAAAGTGTAACTATGGCGCACCGGAACCAAACGTTTCGACTAGGGGATCTCTG GAATTGAGTAGTCAACAAGAATATTTGAAACTCAAACAACGCTATGAAGCCCTACAAAGAACCCAAAG GAATCTTTTGGGGGAGGATCTCGGTCCTTTAGACGGCAAGGAACTCGATGCAATCGAAAGACAACTCGACGCGTCATTGAAGCATATCAGATCAACACGT acACAATATATGGTTGACCAACTCGCGGACTTGCAAAGGAAg GAGCATATCCTCAATGAAGCAAACAGGGCCTTGAAACAAAgg CTGTTGGAAAGTTCATTCAATTGGATGCAAAATGGGCCAGATGTGGATTATAGTGGGCAGGCTATTCAGCCcaatggagatgccttcttTCATCCATTGGACTGTGAGCCCACCTTACAAATGGCAATGGG GTATCATACACATGATCATGATCCAACAATAGTGGAAGTTGCTGGGCCAAGTATGAACAACTATTTCCCAGGATGGCTGCCATGA